A part of Aegilops tauschii subsp. strangulata cultivar AL8/78 chromosome 2, Aet v6.0, whole genome shotgun sequence genomic DNA contains:
- the LOC109768624 gene encoding uncharacterized protein produces the protein MPLFKRTPFFLLDPPKDLDPKEKVFQVRFTKEIFRDYQEYLNRLNLYRKRVWTCKVSGKSNLTYEEALVSEQRAAEKAQQLPRELMSPVLQMIQYSTLNLTDLVNKIYGSLQENLFEGLELHAKRDGSESACKILKVVGSGKTTSYEVGWIGQDNAITSTSVLRADDLIRKKAPCGRNMLKIFIRESTSQNSPWIVHMDLAKKYGIPTEPPKDMINGEGLSKARKRLANGTAEDASKRSKKDEEQVVPVKYPIDDLLVKPVADDPLLSKRCPPSTDFKVPISSVGDLLMVWDFCMSFGRLLCLSPFSLSDLENAICHKETNLVLLVEIHTALLNLLINDEGEYYEFIQNKNRKSKVSLVTWKEYLCDFMEMTSISSNISTVRRGHYGLVPTSLKLEILRELVDEAIATIAVKEKLDERIDQQQALAAEKREIARKSKEEQKLIMEVATEKEMNQTNAVQDGNENVNSQLVAKEGKERKNAPTSKMGDAKLHLDGNENVNSQLVAKEAKERKNAPASKMGDVKLHLGRHLEKELLDQSVRTSPLGKDRYYNRYWFFRREGRLFVESADSKEWGYYSTKEELDALIGSLNIKGIRERALKQQLDKFYNKISNAVEKRLKEVTHQLLVEEAVLRRSSRVHAHPKDSPSTSFLEYVNTWKPIQKRNRSKEDRAT, from the exons ATGCCTCTCTTCAAGAGGACACCTTTCTTCTTACTGGACCCACCAAAGGACTTGGATCCCAAGGAGAAGGTGTTCCAAGTTCGATTTACTAAGGAGATATTTCGAGATTACCA GGAGTACCTGAATAGGTTGAACCTTTACCGTAAAAGAGTTTGGACATGTAAGGTGTCTGGAAAATCTAATTTAACCTATGAGGAAGCTTTGGTCTCAGAGCAGCGCGCTGCAGAGAAGGCTCAACAGTTGCCAAGAGAGCTTATGTCTCCTGTTCTCCAGATGATCCAATACA GTACACTTAACTTAACTGACCTTGTCAACAAGATATATGGCAGTCTGCAAGAGAATCTGTTTGAAGGATTAGAATTACATGCTAAAAGAGATGGTTCGGAGTCTGCTTGCAAGATTCTGAAGGTTGTAGGTTCAGGTAAAACCACAAGCTATGAGGTGGGCTGGATTGGTCAAGACAATGCAATTACCAGCACTTCAGTTCTCAGAGCCGACGATCTAATTCGCAAGAAAGCACCTTGTGGTCGTAATATGCTCAAGATTTTTATCAGGGAATCAACATCACAAAACTCTCCATGGATCGTACATATGGATCTTGCAAAGAAATATGGCATACCCACTGAGCCTCCAAAAGACATGATT AATGGTGAAGGATTGTCCAAAGCAAGGAAAAGACTAGCGAATGGGACTGCAGAAGATGCCAGCAAAAGGTCAAAGAAAG ATGAGGAGCAAGTAGTACCAGTTAAATACCCAATCGATGATCTTTTAGTAAAGCCGGTGGCAGATGACCCTCTTTTGTCAAAGAGATGCCCACCATCCACAGATTTCAAAGTCCCTATAAGTTCTGTGGGAGATCTCCTGATGGTCTGGGATTTCTGCATGTCTTTTGGGAGGCTTTTATGCTTGTCGCCGTTTTCCTTGTCAGATCTGGAGAATGCAATTTGCCACAAAGAAACCAATCTTGTTCTTCTTGTGGAAATACACACTGCACTTCTCAATTTGCTTATTAATGATGAAGGTGAATATTATGAGTTTATCCAGAACAAGAACAGAAAATCAAAG GTATCTCTAGTCACCTGGAAGGAGTATCTATGTGATTTCATGGAAATGACAAGTATCTCCAGTAACATATCAACAGTACGGAGGGGTCACTATGGTCTTGTTCCCACTAGCCTGAAACTTGAAATCCTACGGGAATTGGTAGATGAAGCCATTGCAACTATTGCTGTAAAAGAGAAATTAGATGAACGCATTGATCAGCAACAAGCACTTGCAGCAGAAAAAAGAGAGATTGCTAGAAAGAGTAAGGAAGAGCAGAAGTTGATCATGGAAGTGGCAACAGAAAAGGAAATGAATCAGACAAATGCTGTACAGGATGGCAACGAGAATGTTAATAGCCAGCTTGTGGCAAAAGAAGGGAAGGAGAGGAAAAACGCTCCCACCAGCAAAATGGGAGATGCGAAATTGCATCTG GACGGCAACGAGAATGTTAATAGCCAGCTTGTGGCAAAAGAAGCGAAGGAGAGGAAAAATGCTCCCGCCAGCAAAATGGGAGATGTGAAATTGCATCTG GGGAGGCATCTGGAGAAAGAACTACTGGACCAATCAGTACGAACTAGTCCTCTTGGAAAAGACAGATACTATAACAGGTATTGGTTTTTTAGGCGTGAAGGAAGACTTTTTGTTGAAAGTGCAGATTCCAAAGAGTGGGGGTACTATAGCACCAAGGAAGAG CTTGATGCGCTCATTGGGTCTTTAAACATTAAAGGCATAAGGGAGAGAGCACTCAAACAACAGCTTGACAAGTTCTACAACAAGATAAG TAATGCTGTGGAGAAGAGATTGAAGGAGGTGACACATCAGTTGTTAGTTGAAGAGGCTGTATTGCGGCGTTCTTCTCGTGTACATGCTCATCCAAAGGACAGCCCTTCTACGTCATTCCTCGAGTATGTCAACACATGGAAGCCTATTCAAAAGAGAAACAGATCGAAAGAAGATCGAGCTACTTAG